The Apium graveolens cultivar Ventura chromosome 6, ASM990537v1, whole genome shotgun sequence genome contains a region encoding:
- the LOC141667175 gene encoding uncharacterized protein LOC141667175, translating to MKSKREGKIEDEYEAKRQKMLQPSVTSPPQPAFSNALLPLATYNDDDDEDDDEQAYLEKPVQNHENGPEHQEDEEEEDDEDDDEIGVAQGHRKRMIELRRDCPYLDTVNRQVLDFDFERFCSVSLSNLNVYACLVCGKYFQGRGQKSHAYTHSLEAGHHVYINMQSEKVYCLPDGYEINDPSLEDIRHVLNPRFSREQVDQLDKNRQWSRALDGSDYLPGMVGLNNIKETDFVNVTIQSLMRVTPLRNFFLIPENYAHSKSPLVQRFGELTRKIWHARNFKGQVSPHEFLQAVMKASKKRFKIGSQSDPVEFMSWLLNKLHEKLKSSKKKHSIIHECFQGELEVVKEVHGKAIADKKENGDVLNNGTGNDGAAEGRNVITETSRMPFLMLGLDLPPPPLFQDVMEKNIIPQVPLFNILKKFDGESVTEVVRPRIARMRYRVTKLPQYLILHMRRFTRNNFFVEKNPTLVNFPVKNLELKDYIPLPAPKGKEKVRSKYDLIANIVHDGKPGEGSYRVFVQRKSEELWYEMQDLHVSETLPQMVALSETYMQIYEQQEQH from the exons ATGAAGTCAAAGAGAGAAGGGAAGATTGAGGACGAGTATGAAGCGAAGAGACAGAAGATGCTACAGCCATCTGTGACTTCACCTCCCCAACCTGCCTTTAGTAATGCGCTCCTGCCTCTTGCTACTTACAatgatgatgatgacgaggaTGATGATGAACAAGCATACTTGGAAAAACCTGTACAGAATCACGAAAATGGTCCTGAACATCAGGAAGACGAGGAAGAGGAGGATGACGAGGATGATGATGAGATAGGTGTAGCCCAAGGACATCGTAAACGAATGATTGAGCTTCGCAGGGACTGCCCATATCTTGACACGGTCAACCGCCAG GTTTTGGATTTTGATTTTGAAAGGTTTTGTTCGGTTTCTCTCTCGAATTTGAATGTATATGCATGTTTAGTTTGTGGGAAGTATTTCCAAGGAAGAGGGCAGAAATCTCACGCATATACTCATAGCCTTGAAGCTGGGCACCATGTTTATATCAACATGCAGTCAGAGAAAGTTTATTGTCTACCTGATGGTTATGAAATAAATGACCCATCGTTGGAGGATATTCGACATGTTCTAAATCCAAG ATTTAGTCGGGAACAAGTTGATCAGCTTGATAAAAATAGGCAATGGTCTAGGGCACTTGATGGATCTGATTATCTTCCGGGAATG GTGGGACTTAACAACATCAAAGAAACAGATTTTGTGAATGTCACAATTCAATCTTTAATGCGTGTCACTCCATTGAGGAACTTTTTTCTCATCCCTGAAAATTATGCACACAGCAAATCTCCTCTTGTGCAGCGCTTTGGGGAGCTTACACGGAAAATTTGGCATGCTAGGAACTTTAAAGGACAG GTGAGTCCACATGAGTTTCTACAGGCGGTAATGAAAGCAAGTAAAAAACGCTTCAAAATAGGTTCTCAGTCTGACCCCGTAGAGTTCATGTCGTGGCTTCTTAATAAACTTCATGAAAAACTTAAGTCTTCAAAGAAAAAGCACAGCATTATCCATGAGTGTTTCCAG GGAGAGCTTGAGGTTGTGAAAGAAGTGCATGGGAAGGCTATTGCTGATAAGAAAGAGAACGGAGATGTCCTGAATAATGGCACTGGCAATGATGGTGCAGCTGAAGGTAGAAATGTCATCACAGAGACTAGCAGGATGCCATTCCTAATGCTGGGATTGGACTTACCACCACCGCCACTTTTTCAGGATGTGATGGAGAAAAATATCATCCCTCAG GTTCCTCTTTTTAACATACTGAAGAAGTTCGATGGTGAGTCTGTCACAGAAGTTGTACGACCCCGTATAGCAAGGATGAGATACCGTGTTACTAAGCTGCCACAGTATCTGATACTCCACATGCGTCGATTTACAAGGAACAATTTCTTTGTGGAAAAGAATCCTACACTAG TAAATTTTCCTGTTAAAAATTTGGAGCTAAAGGATTACATCCCACTCCCAGCTCCAAAAGGGAAGGAAAAGGTTAGGTCCAAGTACGACTTGATAGCCAATATTGTACATGATGGAAAACCAGGTGAAGGATCCTACAGAGTGTTTGTACAACGGAAGTCGGAAGAATTATG GTATGAGATGCAGGATCTGCATGTTTCTGAGACTCTTCCTCAGATGGTTGCGCTTTCAGAGACGTATATGCAGATATACGAGCAGCAAGAACAACATTGA